The Helicobacter fennelliae nucleotide sequence AAAGTGGTGAAAAAGGCATTGATGTGTTTCAAAAAGCCCTAGAGCGAGTCAAACCACTTGTAGAAGTGCGAAGCAGACGCGTTGGTGGAGCAACCTATCAAGTGCCTGTGGAAGTGCGCCCAGTCAGACAACAATCTCTCTCTATTCGGTGGATTCTCGAAGCAACCAAAAAACGCAATGAGCGCACAATGGTAGAGCGTCTGGCAAATGAGCTTATGGACGCAGCAAGCGATAAAGGCGCGGCTTTTAAGAAAAAAGAAGATGTGCATAAAATGGCAGAAGCAAACAAAGCCTTTGCTCATTATCGCTGGTAAGGATAAGCTATGGCAAGAAAAACCCCTCTTAATAAAATTCGAAATATCGGAATCGCCGCTCACATTGACGCAGGAAAGACAACAACTTCTGAACGAATCCTTTTTTATACAGGCGTAAGCCATAAAATTGGCGAGGTGCATGATGGTGCAGCAACTATGGACTGGATGGAGCAAGAAAAAGAGCGCGGAATCACAATCACCTCTGCGGCTACGACTTGTTTTTGGAAAGATTATCAAATCAACCTCATCGACACTCCCGGACACGTGGATTTCACAATCGAAGTAGAACGTTCTATGCGCGTGCTTGATGGTGCTGTGGCTGTATTTTGCTCTGTAGGTGGCGTGCAACCTCAAAGTGAAACAGTTTGGCGACAAGCAAATAAATATGGTGTGCCGCGAATGGTATTTGTCAATAAAATGGATAGGATCGGCGCAAACTTTTATAATGTAGAATCTCAAATCAAACAACGTCTAAAAGCCAATCCTATTCCTATCAATCTCCCTATCGGTGCGGAAGATTCATTTAAAGGTATAATCGATCTTATCCAAATGAAAGCGATTGTTTGGAATGACGAAACAATGGGCGCAAAATATGATATTGAAGAGATTCCTGCAGAATTGCAAGACAAAGCAAAAGAATACC carries:
- the rpsG gene encoding 30S ribosomal protein S7, with the translated sequence MRRRKAPNREILGDPIYDDKVVTKFINKMMYDGKKSIAEKIIYAAFNKIEEKSGEKGIDVFQKALERVKPLVEVRSRRVGGATYQVPVEVRPVRQQSLSIRWILEATKKRNERTMVERLANELMDAASDKGAAFKKKEDVHKMAEANKAFAHYRW